The segment CCACCACTACAGAAACAAAACAGAAACTAATGAATGCATTCATTGTAATGTCTTGAAAAAGGCTGACATGAGCACAATGTAAACTAAATaaatatacactcagtggccagtttattggGTACACCCATCCAGTACCGGGTCGGacacccctttgcctccagaacagtctGAATTATTCAGGGAACGGATTCTATAAGTTGTGGCATTCAAATGTTGCTCAATTGGTACCAAGGGACCTATCAAGAGGCCTTTTCTTGTTTTtatctgataggagtggaacccggtgtggtcgtctgctgcaatagcccatccgtaaCAAGGATCgtcgagttgtgcgttccgagatgccgttctgcacaccattgttgtactgtgccgttatttgcctgtttgaggcctgcctgttagcttgcatgatTCTTCATGATTCTTCTTCTTCCATTCTCCTTCGACCAACAAGTTttttgcccacaggactgccactgactggatgttTATGTTTGTCGCACtattctctgtaaaccctagatactgtcgtgcgtgaaaagcccaggaaaAGCCATTTCTGAAATACTGGaaccggtgagcctggcaccGACAATCATACCATGCTCAAAGTAGCATAGGTCACtcattttgcccattctaacagtAAATcatacagtaactgaatgccCCGATGCCTGTCTATCTGCTtttatagcaagccacggccacgttgctcactgtctgtaggagcgaaccatttgTGAACGGGTGATGTGCCTAATAAACTAGTCACTGAGTGTATAAATGGCTATATATGGCTGTGGTTTCCTACTTACTTTGCTGCCCCTGCATAGTGACAAAGAACTGCTGTCCAATTCCTGCAGGCTGCAGGTTGCCGTGTTGGTCCGTCACTAGGGTGATGACCCTCTGACCTCCATCGCCCACTACATGCTGAATGGCCGAGTCCACAGAATCTGCAGCGATCGCATCCTCAGATTTGCCTTTGGGAAAGATAGTTACTTACCATTGCAGTCTAAGAAATATAATACAGATCGTGTTAGCCTTAACGCACAGAGAGTTATCATAATTTTATAGAATGATATAGATCAAAGTACTATTAATTGTAACATGAGTAGCTCAGAGTAATCTGTAGTGTTATCCTCATGGTTATGCATAGACATCACTTACCTGCATTGTTACCCATGGGACCGGAGGCTTCTGCCAGGGCTGCCAGTGTTGCCAGGACTGAGGTGGTAGAGACAGATTCTCCTGGAATAATAAGACAATACAAAACCTCAATCAAGTCATCCCATTTAGAAGCGTCTTGGGTGAGGTCAGGTAGTAACTAAGGTTCCCCATTTATATCAATTATAAATGTCAGTGATttatatttgatttgatatacctCTACTTAAATTTGTACCCAACTTACTGTAACCTGTGCTCCAGTTGCCCATACCTGACTTGGCGGTGGTGTTGACGAGGTCAGAGAGGTTCACGACCCCAGCAGAGGAGATGATGAACTGGGGCTCTGGGTTCATGTTCACTTGGTTCTGCATGCCATCCTGTGTACATACACAAAACACACCTTGAAGATGTTATCTAACAAGAACAGACACAGTTCCTCCCACATACTGGGCAACAGTTCAACCTTCAGGGTCTCAACACGTGTTACATAAACCAGCGATAAGAACACATACTTGCATGTGTTTAGATGTTTTTCCCCCGTGTTCACTTCCCTTCTTATAGAAACATAAGGGCATTTTCGTGAAAATAAATGAACATCAGAGCCATAtaaatacaaaacacacacacacagtcccttcACCTGTAACAGTATCATGAGCTCAGTATTGCTGGTGTCCATGGCGATGTCAAAGGGCGTCTTGTCAAACTTGCTGAGGGAGTGGACGTCTGCTCCATATTTGAGCAGCAGCTCTGCCACCTCTCTGTGACCGTGCTGGGCCGCCCAGTGCAGCGCTGTCATCTTCAGCATGTCCTTAGCATTGATGTCCGCTCCGCTCTGCTAGGAGTACAGCACGCCCCCCAGTGGTGGAAAAGAGATAGGAAAGTGAGACGGGTAGCCTAGATTCCAAAATGAGGTTGGTGAACATTCAACATGAATAAAATAACATTTGTATTTCAGTCACTTTACTAAATATAGAACTGTTAAGTTTTTCATAAAAACAGCTGAATACTGTCAGCTTTGGTTGCCCTTACACTGACTAGCAGCTCCACTATATTGGAGTGGCCCTCCGTGGCCGCCATGTGGAGTGGGGTCCTGTCCACTTTGGTCCGGGCATCCCTGCTAACGCCTGCTCGAAGAAGCACCTCAGCAGTGGAGTGGTGTCCGTACTGAGCCGCTAGATGGAGCGGGGATGTCCCCAGCTAGAACACAGTTTGGTTTATGAGGACCCAGTCCCTACAACACTGTGTCTGGATTGTGTGAAAGAAGCCAGCACTGCAACATAGGTAGATTTGTGATGTACCGCAAAATATCTGAGGAACAATATCTCTGtgttaggctacatgaggtgagTGGATGTGAGTATCCCTACAGTGAGACCCTTACCCAATCAGTGGTGAAGGGAGCTCCATTGACCATGAGGGTCCTGACATCATCATCCAGCCCTGCCCGCGCAGCCTCCAGCAGCCGCTTCCCCAGGTCAACCAGTGACATCTACTGGGAGACAGAACGAGTGCTTTTGCGTAAGCGTCAAAACAATAAGACAAACCTCTTGAGTGAATATAAGCCAGGCATTGCTAAAAAGTCTAGAGAAGGTTTTTTTCTGCCAAAATAGTATTGTTTATGCTCTGTGAAAAatgttgcatcaatatgttttattGGTGTAATATTGATGGTTGTATTGAAGGAAAAATTGCAGTACTAGGAAATATTCAGTTTTTGTAAATGGGAAGCAATCGTAGTCAGAACCCATGTGCAATTGTGGCAGCAATAGGAAACCAACTTGGCAAAAGTGAAATGTTTTATTTTGCTAAAATACAGTGTCAAGTCACAGGCTAGCTGAAGAAACACTGACTGAATGATCGCACAGTTCATTTAGCTGGGCTTGAACTTTTCTCGTTAGCTAGTAATATATCGAATAAATTAACAATCAACCCTATATGCTTTGATACTTGGTTAATGTTACGTTCCGGTGGAAGTCGAATATGAAACTACGGATGTCAAAAAAGTGGGCACCAAATCTGGCTACTTCCACATCCGCACTattattgctagctagctagttactagcATTCAGAACTGAAGATGGCTTTGATTTTCACAAGACTTCAAAAGGAGCATATCCACAACACATAATCAATACCATCTTAATAGTATTTCGCGTTGGCGTTTGGGGTATTTCGCTACATTGCAAGATTGTTAGCTGTCTATCTGGCTAGCTATGTCAATGACTTAGTTTTACAAATAGCTAGCTCGTTAGCTTAACGTTagataactagctaaattgcagAGCTTTTTTATACGGTTTGTTATTTAGCTACAGCTAACTATGGATTCGATTTTCAAGTGTTGCTTACCTTAGATAGTTGTTCGCTAAAAGTGTAACTCTTCTAATTTCTGCCGCCGAATGTGTGTTTATTACACTTTCGTAACTTTGCTAGACAGCTAAACAAATAtcataatatttatattttttacagaaTCAAATATGGCGGCCAGGCACACCGGAAGTGGTAATAGTATGTAGTGTGCAGCAAAAATGTTCCACAAATGTTCCCACGCTCAAACATGATGATAAAATACATTAGTATCACTTTACATAAGATATACTAttatgtcatgtagttattgccTAACCAAAAATACTGAATATAGCTAGATGTTTCAAATTCAAACCATCTAGTGAAACAACTAGTCTGATCTAATATAGTGAACTACATTTCCCATAAACATTTGCGCACTGGAATGTTCCTTCGGACGTCACGTCCCTTAGCGTCCATCGTTTCCTGTTGAAGTGTAAATGGAGACATGACACAGTTGTTTGGGGATTATAAGAAACAATATATAGTTAGAAATACACTGAATTAAAAACTGCTGAAGTGATATTTAAATTTAAGTCACTTCAACTCAGGCTCGGTGCAGTCGCTGGCCGCGATGGAGGCGGTCCCCCGTATGCCAATGATCTGGCTGGATCTGAAAGAGGCAGGGGAGTTCGAGTTCAGCCCGTCGGTGAGGCAGGTGAGATTGGTGGGGGAGTGGAGCAACAGGGCACTGCCGGGCGGTTGAGATTGGAAGTCAAGCAGACAAGGATTACGGAAGATAATCATAAGTATCGAGCACATCTAGACAGTTATTAGCCTGACGCATCAAGTAAAGGTAGTTAACTAGCTCGTATCTGGTTAGCTGTGTCAGCCATGACAATCGCCTTTGTTTACAGTTAGTTAGCTAAGTTGATAATTAGTTAGCTATTTATGTCAACATGTAGTTAATGTGTCAGATACCCCAGTCACAATAAATACATAAATTATAGTAGCTAACGAACTAGCTGTCTCGGTTTCTGTGCAGGCCTGATAGTCTAGCTAATAATGATGTCATTGTCACATGCACCCTGGACTAGTTTGCTTTGATGTAGACGCAAGTCTGGCAGGTTGGAATCCTGTATGTTCACACCTCTGTCAGTGGTCATTAAGGGGGAAAAAACATCGTAAAAAATGGCCAAGACATTCAGAAATTAGTGCTGGAATGAGTTAAAATTAGAGAACAGCAGAGTAACGTTAGGTGGAGGGTCATAGTAGAGACAGGGTTTTTTTCTGGCCATGTGATCCGGCCAGGGAAAACTCTGCCATAGTCATCATAACATACTTCTGAGGAAATTCTcccacacacccactacaattaCGCCTTATGCCTTACTATCCAATCTCCTTTCTTCCTCCTCCGCCTCATGCTCCAGATATTACTAGAGAACCTTTGCCCTCTCTGGTCGTTCTTTTTTGCTGCCTTAGTCCCAGATCAATTTTCTAGCAACGTTTGTCAATGACATTCAACGAAGATTACGATTTTTATTATAGCAGTATGGCAGAATGTTTATCTGGAAAGGAAATGAAGGATAACAGTCCATGGAAAGGAAGAGAAAGAAAGctgggagaggaatggagagagaataaTAGAGTTTCTTTGTTTAGGCTAGCAGTGCAGCTGGAGTTTTGTAACAGGACAATCTTTGTCCTGTTGAAGCACAATACATATAGACAACCGTGTGTGATTTATTTGGCTACGGCTgacataaatatattttgtttaagaCAGATATTATGTTGGAGGTGTGTGTGGCTTGTAATAAGGACAAATAATGGTCTTGTTTACCTCCAGACTGTGGCTCCAGTGAGTCTGACTATAAGTGGCTGCTTATTAGAGAGGCTCATCACTGACTGGAGAATACTTACCACAGCAGGGCATGATGGGATTGCTCCAGAGCCATTTGGAGGCCGACTCCTCCCAGTCCAGCCAAAAGGGTCATAGACAACCATGACAAGGGAATGTTGATAAGATTCGGGATTCAATGTTAAGACAGATTGATCATGTATTTGTCATCCAGGTTCAAATTTAGCAGATTACATGTGatgcatgtacagtgcattcggaaagtattcagaccccttgactttttccacattttgttaagttacagccttaatttaaaatggatcaaatattttttttcactcaatctacacacaataccccaaaattacaaagcaaaaacaggttgacatttttgctaatttatgaaaaactgaaatatcatatttatataggtattcagaccctttactcagtactttgttgaagaacctttggcagcgattacagccttgagtcttttgGGGTATGACTCTACatgcttagcacacctgtatttggggagtttctcccattcttctctacagatcctctcaagctctgtcgggttggatggggagcgtcgctgcacaagtatttttaggtctctccagagatgtttgatcgggttcaagtccgggttctggctgggccactcaaggacattcagaaacttgtctcaaagccactcctgcgttgtcttggctgtgtgcttagggttgttgtcctgttggacggtgaaccttcgcccccagtctgaggtcctgagcgctctggagcaggttttcatcaaggatctctctgtactttgctcagttcatctttcccttgatcctgactagtctcccagtccctgttgatgaaaaacatccccagagcatgattctgccaccaccatgctaaaccgtagggacggtgccaggtttcctccagacgtgacgcttggcattcagggcaaaAAGTTCAGTctaggtttcatcagactagagaatcttgtttgtcatggtctgagagtcctttaggtgctttttggcaaactccaagtgggctgtcatgtgccttttactgaggagtggcttccgtctggccactctaccataaaggccagattgttggagtgctgcagagatggttgtctttctggaaggttctcccatctccacagaggaactctggagctgtgtcagagtgaccaacggcttcttggtcacctccctaaccaaggcccttctcccctgatttctcagtttggccgggcggacagcgTTAGAAAGAGTCtcgtggtttcaaacttcttccatttaagaatgaaggaaacaactgtgttcttggggaccttcaaggctgcagaaaggttttggtacccttccccagatttgtgcctcgacacaatcttgtctcagaGCTCTCCTTaccattccttcgacctcatggcttggtttttgctctaaagtgcattgtcaactgtgggaccttacatagacaggtgtgtgcctttccaaatcatgtccaatcaatttaatttaccacaggtggactccaatcaatttgtagaaacatctcaaggatgatcaatggaaacaggatgcacctaagctcaatttcaagtctcatagcaaagggtttgaatacttatgcaaataaggtatttctgtttttattttatacatttgcaaaaaattctaaaaacctgttttcgctttgtcattgtagggtattgtgtgtagattggtgaggaaagtgtattttattttattctattttagaataaggttgtattgtaataaaatgtgggaaaattTAAGGGGTCtgacactttccgaatgcactgtatatatacaaaagtatgtggactccccttcaaattagtggatttgactatttcagacataaacaggtgtataaaatcgagcacaccgccatgcaatctccatagacaaacattggcaatagaatggctttactgaagagctcagtgactttcaacgtagcaccgtcataggatgccacctttccaacaagtcattttGTCATTTCTCCCCTGCTAGAGCAGCCCTGGTCAACTCTAATTGCTGATATTGTGAAGGGAAAATgtcaaggagcaacaacggctcagtcgcgaggtggtaggccacacaagctcacagaacgggaccgccgagtgctgaagtgcgtaaaatCATTTGTCCTCAGTTGCatcactcactaccaagttctaaactgcctctgtaagcaaagtcagcacactaatgctcttgtggctgaatggaagcaagttcccgcagcaatgttccaacatctagtggaaagccttcccagaagagtggatgctgttatagcagctaaggggggaccaactccatattaatggccttgattttggaatgagatgtttgacgagcagatttccacatacatttggtcatgtagtgtacatgagTAAATACTATTAATATTTTGTCCACCACTAACTAGATTTGAATAAGTGTTTAATAATCTGTCTGACAAAATCTCAAAATTGATGACATCCTTCCAAAACTACACATCattgtttattaaacatgtgTTTTTTTCAAAAATATTTATCTACAGTACTGCTGTGTATGTATCGTGGAGTTGGTCACCTTTGACCTCAATGCAAATAGAAACACAGTAGggtaaatccattttaaattcaatcactttttgacagcatcccttttggTTTAAACAAAACAttccatacatgtttgcccatggAAGAGGTGGtcagaaagttttttttttttacccgaaTGCAAAAACATAAAAGATAAAACTGCTCAAAGTttacccattttgcataccccaccataccatgagacagccattgtcttcatcactggaaaatataaactgttgagtttgatatcatttaaaagcttacaaacagggttgtcaaattATTTCAGAATTTCTAGATATAACATAAAAACAGATTTGAACCTTTAACGTCAATTATCTAAAtgcttaaactcagtttttctttTCTTCATATTCACATATGTTGTAacttagaccctactttacatcatctgaggtttttgtgttgtgcccgcCATCAGTTGACACAACATGCTCTTAAGTACAGGGTGAGTGTCATTTGAATCATAGAAATACAATTCATAGAATGGACCtatcccttcagaccactgcaatttaTCTGGAACAGTGGGTACACAATTGAAATTGAATACAAATTTGAACTTCTAATTTCTACCACAAAGATGGCCGCCGGTCCACCCACCATTGAATCTCAACTTAAATGGTCATGTTTATTCTATTATCTCTACTCCCCTtaaacaggaagcaccagtgactcaggcaataagaaagtggtcagatgaagcagatgctaagttacaggactgttttgctagcacagactggaatatgttctgggattcttccaatggcattgaggagtacaccacatcagtcactggcttcatcaataagtgtgttgatgacgtcgtccccacagtgaccgcacGTACATgcccccaaccagaagccatggattacagacaacatccgcACTGAACTAAAGGGTTGAGCTGACgcgttcaaggagcgggactcacACCCGGAAGGTTATAAGAAATCCGGCTataccctccgacgaaccatcaaacaggcaaagcgtcaatacaggactaagattgaatcgtactacaccgccggctccgacgctcgtcgcatgtggcagggcttgcaaactattatagactacaaagggaagcacagccgcgagctgcccagtacacgacaagctaaattacttctatgctcacttcgaggcaagtaacactgaagcatgcatgagagcatcagctgttccggacgactgtgtgatcacgctctctgcagccgatgtgaataagacctttaaacagggaCAAagtgccagacggattaccaggatgtgcactccgagcatgtgctgaccaaccggcaagtgtcttcactgacattttcaacctctccctgcctAAGTCTGTAATACACAGTGGCACAGTGATGTAATACacaaggcacagtgatgccgaaacgttggtaaatacccattaaattgctgggagtttatacatggagtgtgcgactttattttgatagtctgtaataccaacatgtttcaagcagaccaccatagtccctgtgcccaagaacactaaggtaacctgcctaaatgactgccgaaccgtagcactcacatctgtagccatgaagtgctttgaaaggccggtcatggctcacatcaacaccattctcccagaaaccctagacccactcgaatttgcataccgccccaaatgatccacagatgatgcaatctctattgcactccacactgccctttcacacctggacaaaaggaacacctatgtgagaatgctattaattgactacagctcagcgttcaacaccatagtgccctcaaagatcatcactaagctaaggaccctgggactaaacacctccctctgcaactggatcctggacttcctgatggtccgcccccaggtggtaagggtaggtaaacaacacatcctccacgctgatcctcaacacgggggcccctctggggtgcgtgctcagtcccctgctgtactccctgttcactcatgactgcatggctaggcacgactccaacaccatcatgaagtttctccgatgacacaacagtggtaggcctgatcaccgacaacgatgagacagcctatagggaggaggtcagagaccttgccgtgtggtgccaggacaacaacctcttcaacgtgatcaagataAAGGAAATGATTGAGgactacaggaagaggaggaccGAGCaaacccccattctcatcgacggggctgtagtggagcaggttgagagtttcaagttccttggtgtccacatcaccaacaaactatcatggtccaagcacaccaagacagtcgtgaagaaggaacgacaaaacctattctccctcaggagactgaaaagatttggcatgggtcctcagatcctcaaagttctacagctgcaccatcgagagcatcctgactggttgcatcactgcctggtatggcaactgctctgcctcaattactctgcacattgactctgtacctgtaccacctgtatatagcctcactattgttgttactgctgctctttaattatttaacttttatttcttatttattgtattttttcttaactgcattgttggttaagggcttgtaagtaagcatttcactgtaaggttgactacacctgttgtatttagcgcatgtgaaaaataaaatttgatttcaaTAGGTTTCCATTGGAGGATTGCCAGTGTTATTTAAGACAACagattcccattcaagtcaacacTATCTGATATTTGAACCTCCAAACAtctttgtggtaccatttgaaagtaaAAATTTGCTGAAAATGTTAGTACAATTATCAGCCAAACATGACACCCatcctgtattcaagagcatgttgtgtctcaaccgatggTGGGCAACACACAAAAACCTCAGATCatgtaaaatagggtctaagTTAGAACAATTTAAGTGTTTTTAGTAATTGACATTTAAGTGGGACTGTGACTGTCTTGTAATTGTCCAGGCCAATGTACACGGTCACCGACATACATAACTGTTTGTACACTTTAACATTGCTATGCTTTTTAATAAAACcattttgaaacaagtaattacACTTTGTTATCATGGCATTTCATTATTGTTATTCAGATTATTACTTATATTAATCAACAAATTAGGAAATGCCAGGTTGGAGACAGATCTGTCACTTTCTCGTCTTGGCACAACATTAACAGAGATAGGCCAGAGAAGGATGGTGGGAggggctataggaggacgggctcattctAATGGCTGGAATTGAATTTTTGGAACAGTCAAACAAGGTTTCATATGTCAGACACTGTTCCATGCAtaccattccagacattacaatgagcctgccCTCCTATATCCttatcccaccagcctccactgatatgcCTACCTTGTCCTTGTCTGTTGACTTTTCTGCATATAGCTACATTTTATTTATACAGTTCCTATTTCGACGCACAAAACCATTCAAACAAATTATTCTCATAATGTCACATTAATTTGaatggttaaattaaaaaaaaaaaggtatttgTTGACTTACTGTGTGAGGTGAAGAAAATATTACTGAGAAGCCCAGTTGGGCACTCTTCTACATTTGACATTAGCGAGAAGCAGGCCAGGTACTTCTATCGTAGGGATTCCACCGCTTCCAAATTCGCCAGGCGAAATCCCGCCCCCATTCATTTTCAATGGGAACGCGCAGAGAAATGCGCAGGGGATTGTGGGAAGGTGAGCGGTGCGAACTCTGCTAGCGGAGCGATATAAAAAGTTCAGCTCTGCTCTACTTTATGCAAATTGCACGCGGCCACCGCTGCCGCTAATCAATCAAGTGAGGAGCAGATAATCTTTCATTCATGGCAGGTAGTTCCGAGCAAGCTCAACCAAAA is part of the Salvelinus fontinalis isolate EN_2023a chromosome 6, ASM2944872v1, whole genome shotgun sequence genome and harbors:
- the LOC129857550 gene encoding GA-binding protein subunit beta-1-like isoform X3 — protein: MSLVDLGKRLLEAARAGLDDDVRTLMVNGAPFTTDWLGTSPLHLAAQYGHHSTAEVLLRAGVSRDARTKVDRTPLHMAATEGHSNIVELLVSQSGADINAKDMLKMTALHWAAQHGHREVAELLLKYGADVHSLSKFDKTPFDIAMDTSNTELMILLQDGMQNQVNMNPEPQFIISSAGVVNLSDLVNTTAKSGESVSTTSVLATLAALAEASGPMGNNAGKSEDAIAADSVDSAIQHVVGDGGQRVITLVTDQHGNLQPAGIGQQFFVTMQGQQMVAVPAGQITEEVVEQEPYPSPARKRRIEPAAILTRPKEKKAKSGDSSREQLQKQLQEANRKAQEYRTQLLQKEQEAEQYRLRLEEAIEQQQSNNTSNATGSTSTGVQEVEEEVVQIEKQCETEERVVEEDKVEGEEDVPFPEETILVKVEEELDSGEGEQITVDETEETEKASTKVTTIPKRGRGRGRGRGRRR
- the LOC129857550 gene encoding GA-binding protein subunit beta-1-like isoform X2, with the translated sequence MSLVDLGKRLLEAARAGLDDDVRTLMVNGAPFTTDWLGTSPLHLAAQYGHHSTAEVLLRAGVSRDARTKVDRTPLHMAATEGHSNIVELLVSSGADINAKDMLKMTALHWAAQHGHREVAELLLKYGADVHSLSKFDKTPFDIAMDTSNTELMILLQDGMQNQVNMNPEPQFIISSAGVVNLSDLVNTTAKSGMGNWSTGYRESVSTTSVLATLAALAEASGPMGNNAGKSEDAIAADSVDSAIQHVVGDGGQRVITLVTDQHGNLQPAGIGQQFFVTMQGQQMVAVPAGQITEEVVEQEPYPSPARKRRIEPAAILTRPKEKKAKSGDSSREQLQKQLQEANRKAQEYRTQLLQKEQEAEQYRLRLEEAIEQQQSNNTSNATGSTSTGVQEVEEEVVQIEKQCETEERVVEEDKVEGEEDVPFPEETILVKVEEELDSGEGEQITVDETEETEKASTKVTTIPKRGRGRGRGRGRRR
- the LOC129857550 gene encoding GA-binding protein subunit beta-1-like isoform X1 gives rise to the protein MSLVDLGKRLLEAARAGLDDDVRTLMVNGAPFTTDWLGTSPLHLAAQYGHHSTAEVLLRAGVSRDARTKVDRTPLHMAATEGHSNIVELLVSQSGADINAKDMLKMTALHWAAQHGHREVAELLLKYGADVHSLSKFDKTPFDIAMDTSNTELMILLQDGMQNQVNMNPEPQFIISSAGVVNLSDLVNTTAKSGMGNWSTGYRESVSTTSVLATLAALAEASGPMGNNAGKSEDAIAADSVDSAIQHVVGDGGQRVITLVTDQHGNLQPAGIGQQFFVTMQGQQMVAVPAGQITEEVVEQEPYPSPARKRRIEPAAILTRPKEKKAKSGDSSREQLQKQLQEANRKAQEYRTQLLQKEQEAEQYRLRLEEAIEQQQSNNTSNATGSTSTGVQEVEEEVVQIEKQCETEERVVEEDKVEGEEDVPFPEETILVKVEEELDSGEGEQITVDETEETEKASTKVTTIPKRGRGRGRGRGRRR